DNA sequence from the bacterium genome:
TCTCCTCGGAACCGAGCATATAAATTTCGCCGCGACCGCCGGAAATAACATTCACGAGCGTATCATGCGAGAAAATGTCCAATTTTTTCACGGCTTCACCGTGAACGTTTTCCGTTCCTGTCAATCCAAGAATATTGACTAATCCTGCACGATTAACTTCATGCGAAATGATTTTACCGGCCAGCGCGATATCCGCAAGCAATCCCGTTAATTCACCGGTAGCTTCCGGATGGGCGCGTTCCATTTCCAAAATATGGCGTTCGATCGTTTTCATGGGACCAATTTAAAAAAATTAAACAATTGAAATTATGCTTATTCCGTTCCACTGAAGAACGGAATATCATTCGATTAATAACCCTAAATGAATAATTATGATGTATTCTGAATTTTCGAGCGTGAAATCAGTAACCGTCGCCGCTGACGCTTTTACCGCCAATGATTTTGACGCTGGCGCTGGCGCCGATTCGGGTAGCGCCGGATTCGATCATCGTTATGGCGTCTTCGTAAGTACGAACGCCGCCGGATGCTTTGACTCCGAGTTTTTCGCCGACAACTTTCCGCATAAGCGCGATGTCGGCAGCCGTGGCGCCGCCTTTGCTGAAACCGGTTGAGGTTTTGACGTATGCGGCTCCGGCTTCTTTGGCCAGAATGCACGCTTTAACTTTTTCTTCATCGGTGAGCAAACACGTTTCGATGATGACTTTGACGGGGGCGCGCCGGCCGGCATTGCGAACAACCTCTTGAATATCTTTTTTGACAAGATCGAATAAACCGGATTTGAGCCAGCCAACATTGATGACCATATCAATTTCCTGCGCGCCTTGTTGCACGGCTGTTTGCGTTTCGAATGCTTTCGAAGCCGTACTGGTGGCGCCAAGCGGAAAGCCGACGACGGTACATACCATAACTCCGCTGCGGCGTAATTTATCGACGCAGTGTTTTACCCAACCGGGATTGATGCATACCGACGCAAAACAATAGGTTTTTGCTTCATCGCAGAGCTGATTGATTTCCAGTAGCGTTGCTTCAGGCTTGAGCATGGTGTGATCGATCATTCTCGCCACATGTTCTCTTGCCGGGCTGATGCCAAGCGTCGAGGATATACGGCAAGCGCCGCATTCGATCATCGTATCGACCAATTCCGGATGCGTGGCGACGGGGTTTTTACAGTCGACGCAGGAACACTGCTGGCACGAACATGTACCGCTGCTGCAGCTTGATCCGGTAGTGCCCGACGGAGCCACTTCTTTCAGGCTCTGCAAAATTCGGTCGACCTGATCGTTGATAAATTTTTCGGTGTGTTGATCCATGGATATTGAGTTTATTTGGTCATTGAGCGCAGTCGAAACGACCTAGACGATAACTAATTTATATCTTTCTCACTCCCTTCGACTTCGCTCAGGGAGCGCCGATATGGTCGTTGAGCGCAGTCGAAACGACCTAAAACAATTAACTAACCTATATATATCTTTTTTTTACAAAAATTCTTCCAATGAGAAGCATTTTTACATTCAGATTCAGATTGAATTTGACTCCAATCATTTTCAATCAGCAATTTCTTTTTTTTTATGGCTCCAGCCTTGAATTTGTTTCTCTCGGTAAAAAGCATCATCGATGCGTTGAAATTCTTCGGAATAAACAAGTTTTACAGGCAATCTTTGTTTGGTATAATTTGCGCCTAAGCGATTATTGTGTTCCCATATCCTTTTGTTAAGATCAATCGTGCTTCCCGTGTAATAAGTCCCATCAACACATTCGAGAATATACATGTAAGGCATATTGTAATTTTAGATTATTCTCGCTCACTTCGATGCCCTCAGGGAGTGCCGATATGGTCCTTGAGCGCAGTCGAAACGACCTAGACGATAACTAATTTATATCTTTCTTGCTCCCTTCGACTTCGCTCAGGGAGCGATCTCTAAAAATTCTTTTTCAAAACTTCGCACGTCCATTCGATATCTTTCATCGGAACGTCTAAATGAGTGACGAAGCGTATTTTTTTATTGCTGAAAGGAATCGCCAGGATTCCGTGTGCATGTAATTTTTCGATGACGTCATGCGATGATCCTTGACTGACGCTGAAAATAACGATATTGGTTTGAACCGATGTAAGGTCGATGCTGAACGCCGGAATGTTACTGACGGTTTTGGCTAGAAGCTGAGCTTTGTCGTGATCTTCTTTCAGGCGTCCGACGTTATTATCGAGAGCGTAGATCGCTGCGGCCGCGAGAAATCCGGCTTGCCGCATACCGCCGCCGAGCATTTTTCTGAAATACCGGGCTTTTTTGATGAAGGGTTTACTGCCGATCAGTGCCGATCCTACAGGGGCTCCAAGTCCCTTGGAGAAACATACGGAAATGGAGTTAAAACATTTTCCATAATCGGCAGGAGCAATATTCGCCGCGATGCAAGCATTGAATATGCGCGCCCCGTCGAGATGGAACGCGATGTTTTTACGTTTGGTCAAGTCGGCAATGCGTTTGATTTCATCAAAAGGATAGATCGTTCCGCCGGCGCGGTTGTGAGTATTTTCGAGCGCAATTAAAGCCGTAGGCGCGCTGTGAATATCGTCGGGATTGATCGCTTCTTCGATTTGCGCCGCCGTCATGACGCCGTGTTCGCCTTTGATCAGGTGGGTGAGTAAGCCGGATAACATTCCGGCACCGCCGGCTTCGTATTTAAAAATATGGCAGTCGGCTTCGCAGATGATTTCGTTGCCCGGTTGCGTATGCGTTTTTACGGCGACCTGGTTACCCATCGTGCCGCTCGCAACAAACAGCGCATCTTCATGGCCAAATAACGCGGCAACTTTTTGTTGTAATGCATTGACGGTGGGATCTTCGCCAAAAACGTCATCGCCGACGGCAGCATCAAACATCGCTTCACGCATGTCCGGCGTAGGTTTCGTCACGGTATCGCTGCGAAGATCGACTATTTTCATAACTTGTATTCTTTCAGAGGATCAGCATTTCAGAACAGTAGCAGATGTGTTAAAATAACCGATTGTGATAACTTTTTCAATGACAAAAGTGATAGAGTCAGGCATTCTATAAAACATTTGGACATTATCTCAGAGATAAGAACTATTTTTCGATGGTTTTGGCTCTGCGCCGATGACTCAATAATGAAAACCAATGGTACGAAGCGCCAATCAAAAAAGAAGAAACAGCCGTGCCGACGGAAGCCTGACCGTTTGTAATAAAAGTCCAGTATCCAAAAACAGTCAATGGCAAATAAACGAGTACGGAAGTAACCGTTCCCGGCGAATAAATTTTTGTTCGGATGGATGCCTGGATGTGAAAGATCGCGTTAGTAAAAAGGATGGCCGCTATCGCCAGCCACAATGCAATTCCATAAGCGGGATCGCCGATCAGCGGCGGAATGAAACATACGATTATGAGAATAGCAT
Encoded proteins:
- the ltaE gene encoding low-specificity L-threonine aldolase — its product is MKIVDLRSDTVTKPTPDMREAMFDAAVGDDVFGEDPTVNALQQKVAALFGHEDALFVASGTMGNQVAVKTHTQPGNEIICEADCHIFKYEAGGAGMLSGLLTHLIKGEHGVMTAAQIEEAINPDDIHSAPTALIALENTHNRAGGTIYPFDEIKRIADLTKRKNIAFHLDGARIFNACIAANIAPADYGKCFNSISVCFSKGLGAPVGSALIGSKPFIKKARYFRKMLGGGMRQAGFLAAAAIYALDNNVGRLKEDHDKAQLLAKTVSNIPAFSIDLTSVQTNIVIFSVSQGSSHDVIEKLHAHGILAIPFSNKKIRFVTHLDVPMKDIEWTCEVLKKNF
- a CDS encoding HXXEE domain-containing protein, producing the protein MNLYYLLPASAILHITEEFLFPGGFLTWYRHYWPEIAASITPRFLFIINAILIIVCFIPPLIGDPAYGIALWLAIAAILFTNAIFHIQASIRTKIYSPGTVTSVLVYLPLTVFGYWTFITNGQASVGTAVSSFLIGASYHWFSLLSHRRRAKTIEK
- a CDS encoding GIY-YIG nuclease family protein gives rise to the protein MPYMYILECVDGTYYTGSTIDLNKRIWEHNNRLGANYTKQRLPVKLVYSEEFQRIDDAFYREKQIQGWSHKKKEIAD
- the deoC gene encoding deoxyribose-phosphate aldolase, which produces MIECGACRISSTLGISPAREHVARMIDHTMLKPEATLLEINQLCDEAKTYCFASVCINPGWVKHCVDKLRRSGVMVCTVVGFPLGATSTASKAFETQTAVQQGAQEIDMVINVGWLKSGLFDLVKKDIQEVVRNAGRRAPVKVIIETCLLTDEEKVKACILAKEAGAAYVKTSTGFSKGGATAADIALMRKVVGEKLGVKASGGVRTYEDAITMIESGATRIGASASVKIIGGKSVSGDGY